One part of the Vibrio ponticus genome encodes these proteins:
- the tenA gene encoding thiaminase II, with product MQYQDLIEACQEDWQQYTQHDFVQQLAKGTLPQACFLHYLKQDFLFLKQYARAYALAIYKARTLDDMRRALPSVHALLDSEIAHHVSYCEQWGLTEADLENEAEDFGTVAYTRYVLDAGMSGDLVDLYAALAPCSIGYATIGHLLINDPQTQIEGNPYASWIQLYGGDEFQTGVASGAEHFNQLLADIEIDSARGKNLIHVFKTATRMEIAFWQQGLDAHLVK from the coding sequence ATGCAATACCAAGACTTAATTGAGGCATGCCAAGAAGATTGGCAGCAATATACTCAGCATGACTTTGTACAACAATTAGCAAAAGGCACCTTGCCACAGGCTTGTTTTCTTCACTACCTCAAGCAAGATTTCTTATTTCTCAAACAGTATGCTCGTGCCTATGCGCTGGCAATTTACAAGGCTCGCACACTTGATGATATGCGTCGCGCATTGCCAAGTGTGCATGCTCTGCTCGATTCAGAAATCGCTCACCATGTGAGCTATTGCGAGCAATGGGGGCTAACGGAGGCAGACCTTGAAAACGAAGCCGAAGATTTTGGCACCGTTGCCTACACCCGATATGTGTTGGATGCCGGTATGAGTGGTGACCTGGTCGATCTCTATGCCGCTCTTGCTCCTTGCTCTATTGGCTATGCCACCATTGGTCATCTGTTGATCAATGACCCACAGACTCAGATTGAAGGTAACCCGTACGCAAGCTGGATCCAGTTATACGGAGGCGATGAATTCCAAACCGGAGTCGCCTCAGGTGCTGAACACTTCAACCAGTTACTCGCCGACATAGAGATTGATAGCGCTCGCGGGAAAAACCTCATCCACGTATTTAAAACCGCGACTCGTATGGAAATTGCCTTTTGGCAGCAAGGGCTTGATGCCCATTTAGTAAAATAG
- a CDS encoding ABC transporter substrate-binding protein: MLNIKFVRVTALLASLISTHALAQDKPISLMLDWFVNPNHGPIVIAQQKGYFKQHGLQVNILEPADPTMPPKLVAAGKVDMAISYQPNLTIDVAAGLPLIRSATLIATPLNTLMVLDNGHSNHLSDLKGKKIGIAIAGNEEATIGTMLASANVSYSDVEIINVGWALSSSLASGKVDAIWGGLRNFETNQLALEGYQAKAFFPEEHGVPTYDELVFVANANTYDKQAIQAFNQALEQATTYIVNHPKQAWQEFVSYAPDTLNNELNQRAWNDTLTRFALRPAAVDLKRYDDYAQFMYAQKIITTLPKAQDYVPNFN; the protein is encoded by the coding sequence ATGTTAAACATCAAATTCGTACGCGTAACGGCTCTGCTTGCTAGCCTCATATCCACTCACGCTTTAGCGCAAGATAAACCTATTAGCTTAATGCTCGACTGGTTTGTAAACCCCAACCATGGACCGATTGTCATTGCTCAACAAAAAGGCTATTTCAAACAACATGGTTTGCAAGTCAATATCTTAGAGCCAGCTGACCCAACCATGCCCCCTAAGCTCGTCGCCGCTGGCAAAGTGGATATGGCAATTTCATACCAACCAAATTTGACCATTGATGTTGCGGCTGGGCTGCCTTTGATCCGCTCTGCCACCCTAATAGCGACACCGCTAAATACCCTGATGGTGCTCGACAATGGTCACAGCAACCATCTGAGTGATTTAAAAGGCAAGAAAATCGGCATCGCTATCGCGGGTAATGAAGAAGCGACGATCGGTACTATGCTAGCAAGCGCCAATGTGAGCTACTCAGATGTAGAGATCATCAACGTCGGTTGGGCACTCTCTTCGTCACTCGCTTCAGGCAAAGTGGATGCAATTTGGGGTGGTTTACGCAACTTTGAAACCAACCAATTAGCATTAGAGGGCTATCAAGCCAAAGCTTTCTTCCCTGAGGAACATGGAGTACCAACTTATGATGAGTTGGTTTTTGTTGCCAACGCAAACACCTATGATAAACAAGCCATTCAAGCCTTCAACCAAGCGCTCGAGCAGGCGACAACTTATATCGTCAATCACCCTAAGCAAGCTTGGCAAGAGTTCGTCAGCTACGCGCCTGACACACTCAACAATGAACTAAACCAACGCGCATGGAATGACACGTTAACCCGCTTTGCCCTGCGTCCTGCCGCAGTGGATCTCAAACGTTACGACGATTATGCCCAATTTATGTACGCACAAAAGATCATTACCACGCTACCAAAAGCACAAGATTACGTACCAAATTTCAACTAA